In Silene latifolia isolate original U9 population chromosome X, ASM4854445v1, whole genome shotgun sequence, the following proteins share a genomic window:
- the LOC141618295 gene encoding uncharacterized protein LOC141618295: MGSTYEVEVTVTSAKDLKNVNWRNGPNTPYAVVWVDPDRKVSTRVDEEGDTCPRWDQTLVIPLNFPIEDAILRIDVVHAHADSDTKPLIGSTKLPLREVVDEVGIGSCLPRTLKLKRPSGRPHGKIDVEVSVRQPRYQAPDPYHAPPYGVTRDTGYGAPPPAGYPYGQPAYSEPSYGQPGYAQPGYGQPGYGQGGYGYGQGVEEEKKKSKFGGMGTGLAVGAVAGVLGGVALAEGFDALEDHVADEAAERVEDDLADGGNDGGDDW, translated from the exons ATGGGTTCAACGTACGAGGTAGAAGTTACGGTAACCTCAGCCAAGGACCTTAAAAACGTCAACTGGCGCAACGGTCCTAACACGCCCTACGCAGTGGTATGGGTTGACCCGGATCGAAAAGTCTCGACCCGGGTCGATGAAGAAGGTGATACTTGTCCAAGGTGGGATCAGACCCTTGTCATCCCGCTCAATTTTCCGATTGAGGACGCTATCCTTCGCATTGACGTAGTCCATGCCCATGCTGACTCCGATACCAAGCCGCTCATTGGCTCCACTAAGCTCCCTCTTCGGGAGGTCGTTGACGAAGTTGGTATTGGAAGTTGCTTACCCCGCACCCTTAAGCTCAAACGTCCTTCAG GTAGGCCTCATGGTAAAATCGACGTGGAAGTCAGCGTACGCCAACCGAGATATCAAGCCCCTGACCCGTACCATGCTCCACCATACGGCGTCACCCGGGATACCGGCTATGGCGCGCCGCCACCCGCTGGCTACCCCTACGGACAGCCAGCTTACTCTGAGCCGAGCTACGGTCAGCCCGGTTATGCTCAGCCGGGTTACGGTCAACCTGGTTACGGGCAGGGGGGGTACGGGTACGGGCAGGGAGTGGAGGAGGAAAAGAAAAAGAGTAAGTTTGGGGGAATGGGGACGGGTTTGGCTGTGGGTGCCGTGGCTGGAGTGTTAGGTGGAGTGGCATTAGCGGAAGGGTTTGATGCATTGGAAGATCATGTGGCTGATGAGGCTGCTGAAAGGGTGGAGGATGATCTCGCTGACGGGGGTAATGACGGTGGTGACGATTGGTGA